A genomic window from Glycine soja cultivar W05 chromosome 10, ASM419377v2, whole genome shotgun sequence includes:
- the LOC114370868 gene encoding alcohol dehydrogenase class-3, giving the protein MATTQGQVITCKAAVAWEPNKPLSIEDVQVAPPQNGEVRIQILYTALCHTDAYTWSGKDPEGLFPCILGHEAAGIVESVGEGVTAVQPGDHVIPCYQAECGECKFCKSGKTNLCGKVRAATGVGVMLSDRKSRFSVNGKPLYHFMGTSTFSQYTVVHDVSVAKIDPKAPLDKVCLLGCGVPTGLGAVWNTAKVEPGSIVAIFGLGTVGLAVAEGAKAVGASRIIGIDIDSNRFERAKNFGVTEFINPNEHEKPVQQVIVELTDGGVDYSFECIGNVLVMRSALECCHKGWGTSVIVGVAASGQEICTRPFQLVTGRVWKGTAFGGFKSRSQVPWLVDKYLKKEIKVDEYITHSLSLAEINKAFDLMHEGGCLRCVLAMNV; this is encoded by the exons ATGGCTACTACTCAAGGACAAGTCATTACATGCAAag CCGCGGTGGCCTGGGAACCCAACAAGCCATTGTCCATCGAGGACGTTCAGGTGGCGCCGCCGCAGAATGGAGAGGTCCGTATCCAAATTCTCTACACTGCTCTCTGTCACACCGATGCTTACACTTGGAGCGGCAAG GATCCAGAAGGTCTTTTCCCATGTATACTTGGTCATGAGGCTGCGGG GATTGTGGAAAGTGTAGGAGAAGGAGTTACTGCAGTTCAGCCAGGTGATCATGTCATCCCTTGTTACCAGGCTGAGTGTGGAGAGTGCAAGTTTTGCAAATCAGGCAAAACCAATCTGTGTGGCAAAGTTCGAGCCGCCACTGGAGTAGGGGTCATGCTGAGTGACCGCAAGAGTCGTTTCTCTGTTAATGGAAAACCCCTCTATCATTTTATGGGAACCTCCACATTTAGTCAATACACTGTCGTTCATGATGTTAGTGTAGCTAAGATCGATCCCAAAGCTCCTTTGGACAAAGTTTGTCTCCTTGGATGTGGTGTTCCAACTG GCCTTGGAGCTGTCTGGAACACAGCAAAAGTGGAACCCGGGTCAATTGTTGCTATTTTTGGCCTTGGAACTGTTGGGCTTGCT GTTGCAGAGGGTGCAAAAGCTGTTGGTGCATCACGGATTATTGGCATAGATATTGATAGCAATAGGTTTGAAAGAG CAAAGAACTTTGGAGTCACCGAGTTCATTAATCCAAATGAACATGAGAAACCAGTTCAGCAGGTCATAGTTGAACTCACAGATGGTGGGGTTGATTATAGTTTTGAGTGCATTGGAAATGTCTTGGTGATGAGGTCTGCCTTGGAGTGCTGCCATAAG GGCTGGGGGACATCAGTTATTGTGGGTGTTGCAGCATCAGGGCAGGAAATATGTACTCGACCTTTCCAATTGGTGACCGGGCGTGTATGGAAAGGAACAGCCTTTGGTGGCTTCAAGAGCCGCTCTCAGGTGCCTTGGCTTGTAGACAAGTACTTGAAGAAG GAAATCAAGGTTGATGAGTACATTACCCACAGTTTGAGTCTTGCGGAGATCAATAAGGCATTTGACCTCATGCATGAAGGAGGATGTCTCCGTTGTGTGCTTGCAATGAATGTATGA
- the LOC114370080 gene encoding 3-oxoacyl-[acyl-carrier-protein] synthase, mitochondrial-like gives MPTMRARKLFNSFYRTISSSTFPPPPVVSSRRVVVTGLGMVTPLGCGVDTTWKRLVDGECGVRALSLEDLKMNSFDKETQLSTFDQLTSKVAALVPTGTHLGEFDDQIWLNSKDHRSIARFIAYALCAVDEALKDSNWFPIEQEDKERTGVSIGGGTGSVSDILDSVQLICEKRLRRLSPFFIPRILINMASGHVSIKYGFQGPNHAAVTACATGSHSIGDAMRMIQFGDADVMVAGGTESSIDALSIAGFCRSRALTTKYNSSPQEASRPFDSGRDGFVIGEGSGVLVLEEFEHAKNRGAKIYAEVRGYGMSGDAYHITQPPSDGRGAILAMTRALRQSGFHPSEVDYINAHATSTPLGDAIEANAIKTMFSDRASSSALALSSTKGAIGHLLGAAGAVEAIFAVLAIRHGIAPLTLNLTKPDPVFGDGFMPLSASEEMPIRVAMSNSFGFGGTNASLLFAQTGSD, from the exons ATGCCAACAATGCGCGCCAGAAAACTCTTCAATTCCTTTTACCGAACCATTTCCTCTTCAACTTTCCCACCTCCTCCCGTTGTTTCTTCCCGAAGAGTAGTTGTCACTG GGTTAGGCATGGTGACGCCACTTGGTTGTGGAGTGGACACAACGTGGAAGCGCCTCGTCGATGGGGAATGTGGGGTGAGGGCTTTGTCTCTGGAAGACCTCAAGATGAATTCTTTTGACAAGGAAACTCAGTTGAGTACGTTTGATCAGTTGACATCCAAGGTTGCTGCTCTTGTTCCTACAGGAACCCATCTCGGCGAATTCGACGACCAAATCTGGCTTAATTCTAAG GACCATCGATCAATAGCAAGGTTTATAGCATATGCACTATGTGCTGTTGATGAAGCTCTCAAGGATTCTAATTGGTTTCCCATTGAACAAGAAGATAAGGAAAGAAcg GGGGTGTCTATTGGTGGGGGAACTGGAAGCGTTAGTGACATCTTAGATTCTGTACAACTGATCTGTGAGAAG CGCCTTCGTCGCCTTAGTCCATTTTTTATCCCGCGGATATTGATCAACATGGCATCAGGTCATGTGAGCATAAAATATGGGTTCCAG GGACCAAATCATGCTGCAGTCACTGCCTGTGCCACTGGTTCACATTCTATTGGTGATGCAATGAGAATGATTCAATTTGGGGATGCAGATGTTATGGTAGCTGGAGGCACAGAGTCCAGCATTGATGCATTATCAATTGCAGGATTCTGCAG GTCTCGAGCTTtgacaacaaaatataattcaagcccACAGGAAGCATCACGGCCATTTGATAGTGGTCGAGATGGGTTTGT GATAGGTGAAGGTTCTGGAGTCTTGGTCTTGGAG GAATTTGAGCATGCAAAAAACCGAGGAGCCAAAATCTATGCAGAGGTCCGTGGCTATGGGATGTCAG GTGATGCATATCATATTACTCAACCTCCTAGTGATGGGAGAGGAGCCATTTTGGCCATGACTCGTGCTTTAAGACAG TCAGGTTTTCATCCTTCTGAAGTGGATTACATAAATGCACATGCTACATCTACACCTTTGG GCGATGCAATAGAAGCTAATGCTATCAAAACCATGTTCTCTGACCGTGCAAGCTCGTCTGCTTTAGCCCTCTCCTCCACAAAG GGTGCTATTGGTCATCTCCTAGGCGCTGCTGGAGCTGTTGAAGCAATTTTTGCAGTTTTGGCAATACGGCAT GGTATTGCTCCATTAACTCTTAATTTAACTAAGCCAGATCCTGTGTTCGGTGATGGTTTCATGCCATTGTCTGCTTCAGAAGAAATGCCAATTAGAGTTGCCATGTCAAACTCTTTTGGTTTCGGAGGCACAAATGCGTCCTTACTTTTTGCTCAAACAGGTTCGGACTGA